One genomic region from Eptesicus fuscus isolate TK198812 chromosome 4, DD_ASM_mEF_20220401, whole genome shotgun sequence encodes:
- the GLIS2 gene encoding zinc finger protein GLIS2 isoform X1, giving the protein MHSLDEPLDLKLSITKLRAAREKRERTLSVVRHRALHRELGLVDDSPTPCSPGSPPSGFLLNPKFPEKVEGRFSGAPLVDLSLSPSSGLDSPNGSSSLSPERQGNGDLPTVPTAPDFQPLRYLDSVPSSFQFFLPLGSGGALHLPASSFLTPPKDKCLSPELPLPKQLVCRWAKCNQLFELLQDLVDHVNDYHVKPEKDAGYCCHWEGCARHGRGFNASRYKMLIHIRTHTNEKPHRCPTCSKSFSRLENLKIHNRSHTGEKPYVCPYEGCNKRYSNSSDRFKHTRTHYVDKPYYCKMPGCHKRYTDPSSLRKHIKAHGHFVSHEQQELLQLRPPPKPPLPAPDGSPYVSGAQIIIPNPAALFGGPGLPGLPLPLAPGPLDLSALACGNGGGGGSGAGMGHELPGPVLPLNLAKNPLMPSPFGVGGLGLPMVSLLAGSTGGKAEGEKGRGAVPVRALGLEGRKTPLERTESGRSRPSPEGLPLLPGTVLDLSTGVNSAASSPEALTPGWVVIPPGSVLLKPAVVN; this is encoded by the exons ATGCACTCCTTGGACGAGCCGCTTGACCTGAAGCTGAGCATCACCAAGCTCCGGGCGGCGAGAGAAAAGCGGGAGAGGACGCTGAGTGTGGTCCGGCACCGAGCTCTGCACAGGGAGCTTGGCCTGGTGGATGATAGCCCCACTCCATGCTCCCCGGGCTCCCCGCCCTCAG GCTTTCTACTGAACCCCAAGTTCCCTGAGAAGGTGGAGGGACGCTTTTCAGGGGCCCCACTGGTAGACCTCAGCTTGTCACCATCATCAGGACTGGACTCCCCCAATGGCAGCAGCTCGCTGTCCCCCGAGCGCCAAGGCAACGGTGACCTGCCCACAGTCCCTACTGCCCCG GATTTCCAGCCGCTGCGCTACCTGGACAGTGTCCCCAGCTCCTTCCAgttcttcctgcctctgggctCAGGGGGAGCCCTGCATCTgcctgcttcctccttcctcaccccccCAAAGGACAAGTGCCTCTCACCAGAGCTACCCCTACCCAAGCAGCTGGTTTGTCGTTGGGCCAAG TGTAACCAGCTCTTCGAGCTCCTGCAAGATTTGGTGGATCATGTTAATGATTACCATGTCAAGCCAGAGAAGGATGCGGGGTACTGCTGCCACTGGGAAGGCTGTGCCCGTCACGGTCGAGGCTTCaatgccag CAGGTACAAGATGCTCATCCATATCCGCACACACACCAATGAGAAGCCGCACCGCTGCCCCACCTGTAGCAAGAGCTTCTCCCGCCTGGAGAACCTGAAAATCCACAACCGGTCACATACAG gTGAGAAACCCTACGTCTGCCCATATGAGGGCTGCAACAAGCGCTACTCCAACTCAAGTGACCGCTTCAAGCACACTCGAACCCACTACGTGGACAAGCCCTACTACTGCAAGATGCCTGGCTGCCACAAGCGCTACACGGACCCCAGCTCGCTGCGCAAGCACATCAAGGCCCATGGCCACTTCGTGTCCCATGAGCAGCAGGAGCTCCTACAACTGCGCCCACCCCCCAAACCACCACTGCCTGCCCCCGATGGCAGCCCCTATGTCAGTGGGGCCCAGATCATCATCCCCAACCCGGCTGCCCTCTTTGGAGGCCCTGGCCTGCCCGGCCTGCCCTTGCCTCTGGCCCCCGGCCCCCTTGACCTCAGTGCTCTGGCCTGTGgcaatggtgggggtggggggagtggggcggGCATGGGCCACGAGCTGCCAGGCCCTGTCCTACCCCTCAATCTGGCCAAGAACCCACTGATGCCCTCACCCTTTGGGGTTGGTGGACTAGGCCTGCCTATGGTCTCCCTCCTGGCTGGCTCCACGGGTGGCAAGGCCGAGGGGGAGAAGGGGCGTGGGGCAGTGCCAGTCAGGGCCCTTGGTCTGGAGGGCCGTAAGACCCCCCTGGAGAGGACTGAGAGTGGCCGCTCCCGGCCCAGCCCGGAAGGACTCCCCCTGctgccaggcaccgtgctggaCCTGTCCACAGGCGTCAATTCGGCGGccagcagcccagaggccctgacccctggctgggtggtCATCCCGCCTGGCTCTGTGCTGCTCAAACCAGCTGTGGTGAATTGA
- the GLIS2 gene encoding zinc finger protein GLIS2 isoform X2, with the protein MHSLDEPLDLKLSITKLRAAREKRERTLSVVRHRALHRELGLVDDSPTPCSPGSPPSGFLLNPKFPEKVEGRFSGAPLVDLSLSPSSGLDSPNGSSSLSPERQGNGDLPTVPTAPDFQPLRYLDSVPSSFQFFLPLGSGGALHLPASSFLTPPKDKCLSPELPLPKQLVCRWAKCNQLFELLQDLVDHVNDYHVKPEKDAGYCCHWEGCARHGRGFNARYKMLIHIRTHTNEKPHRCPTCSKSFSRLENLKIHNRSHTGEKPYVCPYEGCNKRYSNSSDRFKHTRTHYVDKPYYCKMPGCHKRYTDPSSLRKHIKAHGHFVSHEQQELLQLRPPPKPPLPAPDGSPYVSGAQIIIPNPAALFGGPGLPGLPLPLAPGPLDLSALACGNGGGGGSGAGMGHELPGPVLPLNLAKNPLMPSPFGVGGLGLPMVSLLAGSTGGKAEGEKGRGAVPVRALGLEGRKTPLERTESGRSRPSPEGLPLLPGTVLDLSTGVNSAASSPEALTPGWVVIPPGSVLLKPAVVN; encoded by the exons ATGCACTCCTTGGACGAGCCGCTTGACCTGAAGCTGAGCATCACCAAGCTCCGGGCGGCGAGAGAAAAGCGGGAGAGGACGCTGAGTGTGGTCCGGCACCGAGCTCTGCACAGGGAGCTTGGCCTGGTGGATGATAGCCCCACTCCATGCTCCCCGGGCTCCCCGCCCTCAG GCTTTCTACTGAACCCCAAGTTCCCTGAGAAGGTGGAGGGACGCTTTTCAGGGGCCCCACTGGTAGACCTCAGCTTGTCACCATCATCAGGACTGGACTCCCCCAATGGCAGCAGCTCGCTGTCCCCCGAGCGCCAAGGCAACGGTGACCTGCCCACAGTCCCTACTGCCCCG GATTTCCAGCCGCTGCGCTACCTGGACAGTGTCCCCAGCTCCTTCCAgttcttcctgcctctgggctCAGGGGGAGCCCTGCATCTgcctgcttcctccttcctcaccccccCAAAGGACAAGTGCCTCTCACCAGAGCTACCCCTACCCAAGCAGCTGGTTTGTCGTTGGGCCAAG TGTAACCAGCTCTTCGAGCTCCTGCAAGATTTGGTGGATCATGTTAATGATTACCATGTCAAGCCAGAGAAGGATGCGGGGTACTGCTGCCACTGGGAAGGCTGTGCCCGTCACGGTCGAGGCTTCaatgccag GTACAAGATGCTCATCCATATCCGCACACACACCAATGAGAAGCCGCACCGCTGCCCCACCTGTAGCAAGAGCTTCTCCCGCCTGGAGAACCTGAAAATCCACAACCGGTCACATACAG gTGAGAAACCCTACGTCTGCCCATATGAGGGCTGCAACAAGCGCTACTCCAACTCAAGTGACCGCTTCAAGCACACTCGAACCCACTACGTGGACAAGCCCTACTACTGCAAGATGCCTGGCTGCCACAAGCGCTACACGGACCCCAGCTCGCTGCGCAAGCACATCAAGGCCCATGGCCACTTCGTGTCCCATGAGCAGCAGGAGCTCCTACAACTGCGCCCACCCCCCAAACCACCACTGCCTGCCCCCGATGGCAGCCCCTATGTCAGTGGGGCCCAGATCATCATCCCCAACCCGGCTGCCCTCTTTGGAGGCCCTGGCCTGCCCGGCCTGCCCTTGCCTCTGGCCCCCGGCCCCCTTGACCTCAGTGCTCTGGCCTGTGgcaatggtgggggtggggggagtggggcggGCATGGGCCACGAGCTGCCAGGCCCTGTCCTACCCCTCAATCTGGCCAAGAACCCACTGATGCCCTCACCCTTTGGGGTTGGTGGACTAGGCCTGCCTATGGTCTCCCTCCTGGCTGGCTCCACGGGTGGCAAGGCCGAGGGGGAGAAGGGGCGTGGGGCAGTGCCAGTCAGGGCCCTTGGTCTGGAGGGCCGTAAGACCCCCCTGGAGAGGACTGAGAGTGGCCGCTCCCGGCCCAGCCCGGAAGGACTCCCCCTGctgccaggcaccgtgctggaCCTGTCCACAGGCGTCAATTCGGCGGccagcagcccagaggccctgacccctggctgggtggtCATCCCGCCTGGCTCTGTGCTGCTCAAACCAGCTGTGGTGAATTGA
- the PAM16 gene encoding mitochondrial import inner membrane translocase subunit TIM16 isoform X2, translated as MAKYLAQIIVMGAQVVGRAFARALRQEFAASRAAADARGRAGHQSAAASNLSGLSLQEAQQILNVSKLNPEEIQKKYEHLFKVNDKSVGGSFYLQSKVTAATSIGER; from the exons GCCAAGTACCTGGCCCAGATCATTGTGATGGGGGCGCAGGTAGTGGGCAGAGCCTTTGCCCGGGCCCTGCGGCAGGAATTTGCAG CCAGCCGGGCAGCAGCTGATGCCCGGGGACGTGCTGGACACCAGTCTGCAGCCGCCTCTAACCTCTCCGGCCTCAGCCTCCAGGAGGCACAGCAGATTCTCAATGTCTCCAAGCTGAACCCTGAGGAGATCCAGAAG AAGTACGAACACCTATTCAAGGTGAATGATAAATCTGTGGGCGGCTCCTTCTACCTGCAGTCAAAG GTGACAGCAGCCACGTCAATAGGAGAACGATGA
- the PAM16 gene encoding mitochondrial import inner membrane translocase subunit TIM16 isoform X1: protein MAKYLAQIIVMGAQVVGRAFARALRQEFAASRAAADARGRAGHQSAAASNLSGLSLQEAQQILNVSKLNPEEIQKKYEHLFKVNDKSVGGSFYLQSKVVRAKERLEEELRIQAQEDREKEKRPQT from the exons GCCAAGTACCTGGCCCAGATCATTGTGATGGGGGCGCAGGTAGTGGGCAGAGCCTTTGCCCGGGCCCTGCGGCAGGAATTTGCAG CCAGCCGGGCAGCAGCTGATGCCCGGGGACGTGCTGGACACCAGTCTGCAGCCGCCTCTAACCTCTCCGGCCTCAGCCTCCAGGAGGCACAGCAGATTCTCAATGTCTCCAAGCTGAACCCTGAGGAGATCCAGAAG AAGTACGAACACCTATTCAAGGTGAATGATAAATCTGTGGGCGGCTCCTTCTACCTGCAGTCAAAG GTGGTCCGAGCGAAGGAGCGCCTTGAGGAGGAGCTCCGAATCCAGGCCcaggaggacagagagaaagagaagaggccaCAAACGTGA